One Panicum virgatum strain AP13 chromosome 3N, P.virgatum_v5, whole genome shotgun sequence DNA segment encodes these proteins:
- the LOC120665717 gene encoding NRR repressor homolog 1-like, with amino-acid sequence MDATPLGKKAPPAAQQAVERPSPEPDDAAAGVRTSGGGGEDDDEQVERFYALLENIRAMRGMLGATAAGRKRAREAEPPWRPAFRMEDFELDEVQSDAPCCDAKRERSRGAGRPPAAAGRETTDDDEGGEGEEVVEVKCPRRPQHKARRRAGVLAVDRLGSR; translated from the coding sequence ATGGATGCAACGCCACTCGGCAAGAAggccccgccggccgcgcaGCAGGCGGTGGAGCGGCCGTCGCCCGAGCCcgacgacgcggcggccggcgtgaggacgagcggcggcggcggcgaggacgacgacgagcaggTGGAGAGGTTCTACGCGCTGCTGGAAAACATCCGCGCCATGAGGGGCATGCTGGGCGCCACGGCCGCGGGGAGGAAGCGGGCGCGGGAGGCCGAGCCGCCGTGGCGGCCGGCGTTCAGGATGGAGGACTTCGAGctcgacgaggtccagtccgaCGCCCCGTGCTGCGACGCCAAGAGGGAGAGAagccgcggcgcggggcggccgccggcggcagcagggagggagacgacggacgacgacgaggggggcgagggcgaggaggtCGTGGAGGTGAAATGTCCCCGCCGGCCGCAGCACAAGGCGCGTCGCCGCGCGGGTGTGCTGGCAGTTGACAGGCTAGGCAGTAGATAG